The genomic interval cagcagcagtaACAGAATAAgcacagcagcagtagcagaagaaacagtagcagcagtagcattaGTAGCAGTTTTAGCAGTAGCAGCTGTAGCAGTAGCAATTGCAGCAATAACagcagcagtaatagcagtatCAGCAATAGAAGCAGTAATACTaacagcagtagtagcagaagtaATAGCACATGTTTTTgagactactactactactattgctactactgctactactactgctgatACTGCTACTGTTACTACTGCTACTTCAAATTTCACGTTCTTGCTACTGCTCTACTTCTACTGCAGATTTCACGGTTGTGCTACTGCTACTGATACTACTGCGGCTGCTAGTTTTACGCTTTTGCTGATACTGCTACTGCCAACttgatatcaattttgaaaagaaCAGGTGTATTCAAATCACTTCGTCTGCATAAAATATCGCGGCTAAAATACTTGCTCTTATTCGCCGCGACATTTTATGAAACCGTTATTGAGAAAGAAAAAGTCGCGGCTTAATTTTTACCCTCgactttttgtagaatttctactAAAATTGCAAGAAATGTCgcggatttttttctgtttctcgAATTTTATAGACTGTCGGGGGATAAAATGTAAAGTCAAACAATGGACGCTACCGGCCACCGGAGTCCAATTTTTCCTTGCTGTTTCCAACCACTATTATAAAATATCGCGGTTTATATGTTCCTCGCGACATTCTGTACGATTTTGACAGAAAATGACGCGGACTTGTATGTTGCCCGCGACATTTTATACACAGACGATAAAATTTGTCGCGGGTTTAAAATGGCCGCAACCGGCCAccataaaatatagataaaagccATGCTGGATAACAAAATCGGAGCAACTGACTAGTACATTTCATTAACATGGATAATCTGAGCAAACGTAAGGGATTAAGGTGTCTACCCCAACAAATTTTGATATTCTACAAGACAAAATAATGAATCTTAAAGCCATGTTAGAGCAAATTAGGACGACAAGTACACTCTAATCGTCCGATTATCAAGGTAGAGTTGCAGCTTTTGGATTAACCTTGAAAAAATTTGTAAATCTACAAGACAGATAATGCATTTAAAacttaaagtcgctgacttcaaatcacgtgcccctcatcgatgtgggtttgatgtgaggaagccacccagctggcttacggaaggtcggtggttctaccgaggtgcccgctcgtgatgaaataatgcacggaggggcacctggtgtctttcACCACCAtaccgccatatgacctattattgtgtcggtgcgtcattaaacccaacaaaaatgcatttaaagcaCTTTTACACATAACAATCTGAACGAATCAAATTGAAATTTACCATGTTTCTGGTTATTCGTGAACAGGTAAGCTCAAGAGTTCAGGGGTCCTCCCCGagacattttaaattatttctgcCAAACAAAACTAAAGGAGAATTTCTAAAGCCATATCGGGCAAAATAATCTTAAAAAGTCTATGTGTGTAGGAGAGTTGGGGTTGGGGATAGGGTCGGGGATCCACTGCGAGAATTTTGAAACACGACAAGCAAATGATACCATTTCAGACAAAGGACTCTAAGCAGATCATGTTGTTAAGTACACTAGCTTCAATAAGCTGGAGTACAAAAAAATGATGGCGGGAGACGGGTGGGATTCGGTCCTCCCCGAGAAAATTTAACAAGCCACAAGACAAATCGTGCATTTAAAGCCATTTCAGACAAAACAATCTAAGCAAATAAGGTTGATAAGCACACTTACTGTGGTACAATAAGGGATGTGGGCGTTCTGAATGCTAAAATACAAGTATGAAGCATTCTACTGATACATTTAACAAATACAAACTATTctgataaaaatctttacaaatgTTTACAAACCTTTACAGCCATCATGAGGTGTGTATATCAGAAGTTTTCATAAACTATAAACGAAACACCTATCGTTCCTTACATGTATGATGTGACATATAGATTAGCTGGCaaaatatatcttatttcattAACTGCAAATACATGTGACGCGCATTTACAATAAGTTTATGTTCACCATCTATGAAGTGTAAATTAGCCTTGGACAGAAAAAATGATAGATAAAAAAATAGTCAGGTGCAAATGTTAGACGGGTAAAGTTCACCCTTTATTTTACATGAAGATTTTGTTTACACATAAACAGAGTACACTAATACTCTGCGTAAATAATttgatatcttaaaaaaaacaattagaaaTGGTACAAACGTTGTAGAGTTAAGGTTTAATCTGGATATGCAGGTAATGTATAATATCAAATATGTGTCTGTACAAACTTTACGAAAGAATCTATTGAATACGCACCGTGTAAACGATGGTTCGCGCACCGGACTGTCTGCCTATTTTACTTACCCTGTGATAATCCCATACTTAGGCATAAAATTTTACTGAACAAAGAAGACATAAAATCGAGTCTTAATGCTGAAACGGTTAAAAGGTAACTACCTttaataaacagaaacaaaatatgtgcccTTGACATGAAGACAACCTTCAAAAATTAGATATTGTGAACAAAACAAATGTTATCTCGCTTCGTCTGTTTCACAATGTAAGTAGTTTAAGGAAGCAAATCCTCGTTAAAGATATTGTAAAGTGTGAAATGACAGTAGAAAAGGACATAAACAATTACAATATCAGATGATACAATCTATCTAAAGtatatgtaaatatgaaaaacgtGCTAAAATCAGTGCATGTCATCACAGATAGGCCGCGACTTTTAATACCAAAATATAACCCTTCCAAATACCCTTATACGCGGGTGAAATAATAAGTTCCGCAAGATGTGTGTAGGCATGCCTATTCTAATGTAATTAGACCAAGTACACAAAATAGCTGATTCTAAACTTCAAATGGCTGCAGCATACACCAGGACCGATTTTAATATCCTgtaatgtctgtaacctacatttcattgaaaaatattgtcagtgctgactGAAAATCAACCCAGAAGTGAGAATCAtgtttaatgcaagaaaaatagtttCAGGCAAGCATCAGGTTAAGGATTAGAGTGCCGGTGTATGACCAAATTTTCCATAACAAGTTCTGTAATGCTACTATTTTATGATGAATTAGCTACCTTAATGTAAAGCATAGACCTGTCATTTGACTTcagtaaaaattaaatgaaacaaaagaaaattgaaCGAAAAACATGAAAACTATTTGAATCCACCTTATGTGTTACCACATTTATCACACCATTTCCCTATTTATATAAGaatctgtaaaatagaaaaaggttgCCCAAACCTAGTTgtcaattaataaaataattctttaaacTTAGGAAATGGAATTAAAGAAATGCTTTGATAAGGAAAGTTTCATTGTTGAttaatgtatttttaaagatataatatttATGTGTAAGAAACAATAAACACCAGGAGTTGTTTGTTTTAGATTATATCCATTCCGAAATATTACACTGTTTTTAGAGCTATCAAATATATATGGTACGGCTTTGTAAAAGCAGTTATTGGAACTATTTGTGACTATTGTGAACTAGAACATGTGTCTCTTGCGAAGTGAATTGTCACATTTAAACTGAAAAAGTGAAAGCAAATGATCCAACAAGTTTTTAAACgatatcaaattaaaacaaatctaTAGTTAATTCATAAAAAGTTGGTGCCTAACTTGAAGAAGCTTGTTCTCTATGAATGTTGTTTTCTAGAACATAGTTACCAAACGATGCGACAAGACAGATGTCAACCAGGCGAGATATTCTAAATACTCTTATCCAGAAACAACTTTTGTgtagatttaaaagattttatgcCTGAGGCATGAAGCTTGCCATCTTGCCTCTTTATTGCTTATAAATGCTCTTGTAAGTTAGAAAGACTTACTTTAATTTTTACAGAGAACCCAAGCTTACAAACAAACATTCCAAGGACAATAACCCAACAATAAGATTAAATGAACTAATAAGACAGTCTCATAAGAACATAGGATTTGTGTCGGTTATATAAGAATTACTGAAACATAGCGAAAAGTCGGTGAAAATACATTGGAAATCCCTTTAGGTCCTTAGAGCCTGTTGTGAGCATGAATTTTGAACTGATATTTTGGAGAGGGACTCTGAAATTGAATATTGGCGTATAACAAACAGAATTGGTGGGGAAACAAATATACCAAATTTCATTCTTGTGATATCCGTTATCTTAAATTGTTCTTATTTCATCTTAAATCGTTCAATCGTTCTGATTTCAATGTAAATATGGAGGTTATTAAGAAAGTTCTAAATTTTCAAGGTTAATGACAGGTAATGATGTTATGATGTtatcctctctctctctctctctctctctctctctctctctctctctctgcctctctctctctctctttcttcACCGTTTAGGAAGGTAACACTCAGCAGTTTTGAAACAGATATACACTTTATTTAGCTTGAATGGCCTTCAATATTCAAACACATTTGCCTGAGGTCAGTCAGCAGTGAGTTTTCACAGTCAGAGGACTTGTTTTTGATATGGACCGTTAATTTAGCGCACACTATGGATTAGGGATTAATATCAGGAACTATGTAATAAGCCATTGTGTTTCTACAAAGTTGAAAAAAAGCAAAGTTATCACTTTAGTGGTTATTCTGGTGCAATCACCGGAAACATTATTTGAAAGGAATTTTCAATCATATCCACTGTACAATTGCTCTTAATATGCTGTATGAACTATAAACTGTATCTCTTAAACATTTGCGTTATTACTGCGCAAATAATAGTATCACGTGATTTTGTCAAGTGCGGATATAACAATCATTTGAGAATTATCAGTACATTGTTCTAGAACTTTTCGATAAATTCACGGAAGTAAAAggtgaaatatttaatatttatttatctatattatttatttaatagttTGTATTTTTCATCCACTtaagaaaaattataaatttgaatttggaAACCAGAATcgattcttttgtttttgttttttagcaCACTTTCGACATTGACAAATCGAGACTAGATCCAGTAActattacaattattatatttcattgaattcTACAGGATTATTTTATATGATCGTATATAGGAATATTTGTACAGGTCCTATGTTGCTGTATCGGTTTCTGTCGGAAACAGCACTGAACTGATAAGAAGTCAATTTTGCAAAACTCATGTCGGACCATTTCGATAAGCTGTAAGAAATTATTTCTTCtttaacctttacactgctaaatttctgaaatggattggtctataaTTCAGTTTGGGTAGAACCACTTATGATTCAAAGAGGtattcaataaaaaattttgaCTGAAAATCTAGCATATAGATCTTGTATTCTTCAAAAAtggaagaaataaaacaaaacgatTTTTCATTTAAGCACCATTTTGATATAATATACTAGCGTATGAAATTACGCATTCATTCGTAAGTTACAGCGCGTGAGTCaccttacaccccagggtgtaagacaAGTTTTTTAGCACTGTCCAGCATGCAACAACATAATTTCCCTAACAGATCTACCAACCTTTGATagggtaattctgcacgtttggtaaaccggaagtgatggcgtaacgccatttatctggaaaatgtaggataaagcctggattcggcgtataGAAATGACAATCGTTTAATGAATTAATGACAGCCAGTGAAATGCATTATCACGATGTcattgttactatctttctaaagttaaaatataatattaaaacatctgagacgttaaataatacaaaaagatGTCTAAATATTAGCGTGACATGTGCGGTTCGCTTTaataatggtcaaatatctcaaaactaagcacacctatacattttatttcaccatattgtaggctatatgtttatttacaactttgaggcatttcatcaaaatatacattacagaaaaaaaatctacttgcgaaaatgttaaatgataaaaagttatgattttcccatagactccaatTATGATTTTTCGAATCAGTctggcaaaaaatcaagcacacaaccttatctttttaatttgctgaactttctaagtatattctcaaattttgaaaaatcagagtttaatcaaattctacattgtagaaaaaatttcgatccgaCGCTGCAAAACTGCCGTAAGTCCTCTGAAATAATCTGTTATACTCAGcatattatcaaatatttgaGAAGCAATTACATGCATGTGAGTTCTGattattatttttgataaaaacaagcaaacaatcCGAGAAACAAACTATTACCTGATCCACCCTTTTTGCCGCCAGCACTAGAGTTTGTATTTGATTCATTCCTGCAATTGAAGTCTCACACTGCAATCAAGTGCCGAGGTTGTGCTTCGTCCGCCAGTAAGTTGCAATAAAATGGACTTTTCATCGAGATCACCTACATGAGACCAACACACTACTTTTTAATCAGTAAATGTTATTGTTTAGAAATTTTTAATcagtaaatgttattttttagaaattaagcacGTTTTTTACTCATACAAAAAGTACAcatacatttgaaaattttaaaaatgtatacaaaatgttttgttctATTTATAAGTAATATGTCAAGTTTCAGGCGAGTACCATTTTCTTTAATGTGTCGGTTTGTTCTCATAAATTATTCAAACAATATACTTGCAGTTACTGTTTATGATGGCATGCAAATTACAGCTTGTGCTCTTGGTCATGTACTTTGGCGTGTTTGTCAAGGCGGAAGTATTTGACATGAATAGAAGAATAGGTAAGTGTTCGATTATTCACATTTTAAACCTAAGTTTTTAAATGTAAACTGCACATATCAAACAAGTTGGAATTCTCTGTGTTACTGTGTTACCTAAATTCAAATTGATAAATATACGGCGATTAATGACTTTGATATCTTATGTTCCTTCAatgtaagattttattttgtctatagtcTTACCTATCAAATATATGTTCTCCTTCGGGACATCAGGAGGCTGGCAAAAACCTTTGTAATAAATGCTTATGTATAAATTATTGAAATGCATCTGTATTACATACTGGAAATCTTCTCGCTAGTCcgatttcaagatatttttacacgAATGTCCCTTTAGTGGTCCTTtacgaaaattgttcaaagtaATATCATGACCGATATTGCTAATAATACATCTTTAAACAGTTCATCCCCTTAAACGTtggttcaaatttgaaatgtttctttggtCAACTTCACCAAGATTTTACAAATCATTCTGGTTCGTCACGAAACATGGCCTCAAATGTGCGCGGTCACTTTTGCTATACGTATATAGTAAGACATTGAAAATCTCCTCGTCAGAAACTGCCGGCCGgtgcaatttcaaaacattttcaaaggaatgttttctgactaaccctctaccaagactgttcaaattatgccgattcgtcaaaaacatggccgcaagtTTAATGGGAATCCAAAATAACCTTCTTGTCATAAACTGTTTTCCagcttttaaagtatttttcactTAAATGGTCCATGGGTGGTCATTAAGAAAAAATCGTGGCCGCCAGAGGGCGAGGTCACTTTTCTTTAAATGTGCATAATGGAAACTATCAGAAACTGTCTGAAAATATGGCCACCAGAGccaacaataaaacaaaatatccttCCGTTCAAATATTTGGGAACATATCTATAAACTGGCTGTACTGTTTTAACGGAGCATATTATTTCTAACACACAGAGTGCTGTAATTTTCCCGACAATGCTCTATCGTTACCGTATAATACTAACATTTCACGCAATAAAACAAGATTAATTCACGTGCAATATAGTTATCGTATACACTTATATAAAAAGCTAATGGTGATTATCACTTTCTCAGGTCGacaataattatgttaatttcaTAGTTATTTCCTTTGATGCACTTTTCACTTTAGGATGCCCATACAAATGTGATGACTGGGCGTGTTATATTGGCATAGGCTGCGAAAATTGCAAGACGGGTTATTCTAAATTGTATAAGTAAGTATAGTTTCTCGTGGAGAATGTTGACTGGTTTTTAGATAGGCACTGCAAGGACTTACTATATCTAAAGGAAGTGTATAGCAGTCACAACCTCCCATCACACTTCATGAACCAATATTGTATTCTTAATCAAGGGTTTTGAAATACTTGGCATTTCACGATATTTGTATGACGCACAAAGGTTTCAAGTTCTGTGATAAAGACCCAAGCCACTAGCTCCAAGGTTGAGGTCATACATGGAATACAGCGTTTTAATATTCCCATTTCTTGTATCTGTCACCATTGTTAGAAATACATGGTGTAACTGTATCATGACAAGTTGTTAATAAGGCCGGTAACTCTAATTTCAAGGTTAATCGTGGTCGGTCAAGTGTTTCATATCCAGATcataattttgtcatttatcaagggatttcgATATATCTCTTTTGTAAATTAATCACATTGGTTTGACAACATGAATAATGAAAATACCAGTCATATCTCCAATATAGTCGACGTTAGAAGTGCAGATCaaacttgaaggattttaaagaactTTGGCAAAATTTTTCACCACTTCAGGGGTGCAGAGTGCATGTATCATGCTCACTTCATGTTCAAGGTCATACCAAGGGGTCAAAGCAActtcgtgtccgctttgtaactcttgaactccttgaaggctttcgaagaaacttgacacaaatgttcacctcaacGAGACGATGTTGaggcagagcgcatgttttggatgctcgcttcaaagtcaaggtcacatttaggggtcagaGTTCACCTTCACACATATCATCACGTGTGGCACTTGGGTAGAACTACGACCTTCCTTAATCcaactggatagcttcctcacatacaTAAATTCTATACCCAAAGTGGGGTTTCAAAACCATAGCGTTCTCGAGTTGTTTGATGTCATTGGCCTTAACAACCCGGCCCTCATTATATTGTTTTACCTTAAGAAGTACCGAAAAATTGTAGGGCAAGTTTAACAACGGGTTCTTATTAATGAAGTGATCATAATGATTCATGATGCTGTTAATTTTAATGAATGTTTTGTTGTAATTTAATGATGTGATGTTTTGATacagaatgtatttttttctttggaCGGAGCTCTACAGCACAACCTTCGTCTATTTTTAAATATGTTCATATTCTAATATCTTGTATACGTGAATAAACGACTTTccatttgtttttttaacatcTGAGTGCAAACTTTGATGCATTTATTGTTCTTTGTATTTCAGTGGAGTATTCGTTGGCTATATTTGTGTTAAGGGTTGTCCACCAGGCTATACTCTGAAGAACGAATATTGCGTCAAGTAACAGGTCATTACTGCCTCAGAGGCTCTACAGCTGTGTGAAATGTTTTTAAGAAAGATGACTTTGACGAAAGATGAACGAAAAATGAATATTCTTTCTCATAATCAATTATTGAAGAAAGTTGGGTACTAATTTCTTGAACATGTAATGTAACCTTTTATATTTAACTTTCTCAGAAGtcttgaataacaaaaaaaagcattatttttggagttgtaataaataatttacacATTACATTCACACTTTGCAATAATAGTATCCAGAGATAAGGTCAATTTCATTCAGAAGTAATCGATTACATTCGATAACGACTACAATTCTTTCCATTACGACTACAATTACttttattaagatttttaaaataatcgATTACATTTAATTACGATTGCATAACAACGATTAATTTTAAGTTaggtaaacatatttttaacctCATTTTGATAAATCATTCCTACATATTCTGTTCACTAAATATAGACTTCTGATCATATAATTTCAAACACATTTCGACAATTCAGACTTCTTTTAATCTTCACTTTTTATGATACTTACATAACTACATATAGAATACAAGGGTTAGTTGACATTTGTATTTGAAGTTAAACTGCATTCCCGCCTGATCCAAACCAGTGTTTTGCAGGTTGATTCGGgtcatatttttaaatgaagatttttttgtcTCCACAATATTAAACCACACGAAGCAGCTTCTGTATTATATTCAAAGGAAGCGCCGAGTAGTTTTAACGTAATGTTTTAATGGTAATGgcatttattaatatttgtaCGGAGAAATTGCATGGCATTCCATTTACAGATGTATTTATGGACCTGAATGCTTTACatctgtaaatttcaactgtatttcggTTATTCTTGACTTACAGATGGTGtacaaatgtaatttaaaaatacaggctgcttttacagacgttttacaattataaaataaGTCCTCTTTTCGTACAGGAATCCGCATTAGCTTGAAACTTTCCTAAACACCACTCAGACTTGAGTCTTTTTAGTAGTCAAAGGAATGTGTCCCAAGAGCACACGTGAGCACGTCATGCTGGACATCAACACTGACATGGCAGTTACCTGGACAGATGAACAACAACGGGGATGACAGCAGTCCAAGGCCCTTTGAAACACGCAAACAATGCAGAACTTTATTACGGAGAAGATATCTACCACGACGCAGACATCTATAATGACGCAGGAACAGAGTTGAAAACATTCATAATCAGAGATGTTCGCCGGTGGTGGTGGCAGATAAATCTATCTACACATGCATTATTTTTGTTCACGGCTGCAAATCAAAGAAattgtaatcaaattatttatataaagGTTCAAATGGAATCCTgggattttctttttatttagcaGGAGAACCCCAGAACAGTGGCACTAAACAGCTCTCTGAAACTTAGATGTCATCCGGCCCAACGCTCCAGACATGCCATGCAATATATCAGGTTTTAGCCATTTGGTCTCACTTCTACCTAGACATTTTGGTAGGTTTCTGCACACATACATAGAATTATCAGTATGATAGGAATTACATACTATTAGGTTCGTGAGTGCAATCAAAATCTGGTAAAAAATAACTCTACCTACAAATAGTTTAGGTTTCTTTACATGGTAAGATGATCATTGATGATCATTGCTTCAATGTATACAGTTACTTTAGGGTTGACAGTTCTTCCTGGGACACTAGACCGATTCCTGGTCAAATAACCGATCTCAGTGATAAAGTGCTCATGTTTCTAGAGTAGATGAAGCAGATACAGCCGTTCTTCAACAGCTTCTTTTCAACAGAAAGATGTCCTGCGAGGTATTCTGCAAATGCCACACTAAACATTCTTGCTTCATGCTTCAAACTGTGATGCACTTCTTTGGACAACTTTAAGAGCTGAAACTTGCATGTCTCTCTATCTCTATCTCCTTGGCTGGCAGTTGGCTCTCTACACCTGTGACATCAATGTGTAGTAGTCTCTTGTCAGTCTTTTCttcaacagtttcattttttcagaaatttaaacATAACTGTCTTAAGCAAAGTTGACTCAGCACtactttaaaactacatttactcagttatttaaatacatgtatattaatgaaCAAGAAGCTTCGTTTATAAAACGCAAAATAATGCCCGcgggtgtatgaccaaagatatcatgtttctttttttgcgggtttaagtttaaaggtgaagatcatatgaaggtcaaggaTATTTATATTTAAGTCAGTTGGTAGGTCTTGCCACAGGGTTTGTTGAGTGTAACTATGAACTAAATTGAGTAATT from Mercenaria mercenaria strain notata chromosome 2, MADL_Memer_1, whole genome shotgun sequence carries:
- the LOC128548922 gene encoding uncharacterized protein LOC128548922, with translation MTVREADVFIPRSNLSIVHLLLFMMACKLQLVLLVMYFGVFVKAEVFDMNRRIGCPYKCDDWACYIGIGCENCKTGYSKLYNGVFVGYICVKGCPPGYTLKNEYCVK